A window of Spiroplasma syrphidicola EA-1 contains these coding sequences:
- the ispH gene encoding 4-hydroxy-3-methylbut-2-enyl diphosphate reductase, with protein sequence MNVIKVTPRGYCLGVVKSIKWAKDAAKQYQDKEIFMLGYLVHNQHVVKEIIDLGIIPINDYKQNRLDLLANLPNNSVVILSAHGSDERIKTLAAQKNIIIVDTECEWVTATKDLIREYLAKKDYEIIFIGKTHHPETNAILSISPLIHLVTTVAEIEPIIPKLDHTKKILITNQTTLSKIDIEDIVLNIKNRLPQQMIEFKNDLCNATLERQNAVLALDSDQIDLLLVVGDKRSNNTLKLVEMGERKNIPSYRINDKNDIKAQWLENINTVAVTAGASTPSNIQLEVIKYLEEQ encoded by the coding sequence ATGAATGTTATTAAAGTTACCCCTCGCGGTTATTGCTTGGGAGTTGTTAAGTCAATTAAATGAGCAAAAGATGCGGCTAAGCAATATCAAGATAAAGAGATTTTTATGCTGGGCTATTTAGTCCATAATCAACATGTAGTTAAAGAAATCATTGATTTAGGAATTATTCCAATTAATGATTATAAACAAAACCGCTTGGACTTATTAGCAAACTTACCAAATAATAGTGTAGTTATCCTCTCAGCGCATGGTAGTGATGAACGGATTAAAACTTTAGCTGCGCAAAAAAATATTATTATAGTAGATACCGAATGTGAATGAGTTACAGCAACAAAAGATTTAATTCGCGAATATTTAGCAAAAAAAGACTATGAAATTATTTTTATTGGTAAAACTCACCATCCTGAAACAAATGCGATTTTATCAATTAGCCCCCTAATTCATTTAGTAACAACCGTTGCTGAAATTGAACCAATTATTCCAAAACTTGATCACACCAAGAAAATCCTCATCACTAACCAAACAACTTTATCAAAAATTGATATTGAAGATATTGTTCTTAATATTAAAAACCGTTTACCACAACAAATGATTGAATTTAAAAATGATTTATGTAATGCTACTCTCGAACGACAAAACGCGGTTTTGGCATTAGATTCAGATCAAATTGATTTACTACTTGTTGTTGGTGATAAACGTAGTAATAATACTTTAAAGTTAGTGGAAATGGGAGAACGCAAAAATATTCCTTCTTACCGGATTAATGATAAAAATGATATTAAAGCGCAATGATTAGAAAATATTAATACTGTTGCTGTAACAGCTGGAGCATCAACACCAAGTAATATCCAATTAGAAGTAATTAAATATTTAGAAGAGCAATAA